The nucleotide sequence TATGGCGGCCCCGAGCCGAAGGCGAGGTGTCGCCATGAACGGTGGTCTATGGCGGCCCCGAGCCGAAGGCGAGGTGTCACCATGAACCGCGCCGTCGGCGCCCCGAAGAAGCTCTCCAGCGCCGCGGCGAAAGGCGCGCGCGCACCTGCAGCGCGCGGCCCCGCCGAGGCCCGCGCGATCGCCCTCGACGTGCCCTTCGCCATGCGCGGCGTCGCGGCGGCCTGCGGCGCGCGCTGGAGCACCGAGCACGGCGTCTTCGTGTGGCGTGGCGTCGAGCTGCCCGAGGGCCTCGCGCCCTTCGCGCCCGCGCCCTACTCCTGGGAGGCCCACGTGCAGCGCGAGCTCGACGACGAGGCCGGCTTCGCGCCGCCGGCGCCGCCGCGTGCCCCCTCGAGCGGGCTCGTCCCGCGCCCCCACCAGGAGCAGGCGATCGCCTCCGTGCTGGCGGCGCACCGCGCCGGGCGTCCCGGCTTCTTGCTCGCCGACGACGTGGGCCTCGGGAAGACCATCAGCGCGTGGGAGGCCATCCGGCGCCTCACCCCCGCGACCCCTTCGCGCCCCGCGCGGATCCTCATCGTCTCCCCCCTCGCGGTGCTCGCGCACTGGCGACGCACGATTGAGGCGATGGGAGGCCTGGGCGGGGACTTGGGCCACGACATCGTGCTCATGAACTACGAGCGCTTGGGGAAGCTCTTCGAGGTGACAGCGAGCGCGCGCCGCGCCATCAAGAGCAAGAAGGGGCTCGCCCGCAAGGGCACCGCCGCGGAGCTCGACGTCATCGTGTGGGACGAGAGCCACAAGTGCAAGAACCCCACCTCGGCGCGCTCGAAGCTCGCCGCGAAGCTCACCGCCAAGGCGTCGTTCTGCCTCTGGCTCTCCGCCACGGCGGGCCAGAACCCGCTCGAGCTCTCGTACCTCGCGCCGCTGCTCGCGAGCGTCACGGGGGCCCGCGCCGCCGATCTGAAGGACTTCGAGGCGTGGTGCACGAGCCAGGGCCTCGGCCTCGGTCGCGGCGCGTTCGGAAAGTGGGAGTGGCGCGGCGACGCGGCGGACACCGCGAAGGTGCGCGCGCTGCTGTTCGAGCCTCGCGCCGACGGAGCGCCCGCCGCCGGCCTCCGCAGGCGGCCGGAGGACATCGCGGGCTGGCCGGAGCTCCAGCGGATCCTCGCGCCCATCGGCCTCCAGCCCGAGGCACGTGCACTCTACATGGAAGCGTGGACCGCGTTTCGGCGCGAGCTCGAGCTCGCGCCCCGCGGTCGGGATCCCCGCTCCGCCTTCGCCGCCGCGCTCCGCTTTCGCCAGAAGGGCTCGCTCATTCGCGTGCCAGGCACGGCCGAGCTCGTCCGCGAGCTGCTCGACAATGGCCAACAGGTCGCCGTGTCGGTCGCGTTCGTCGAGACCCTCGAGCACCTCCGCGACGAGCTCGCGCCGGCGGGCGTCGCCCTCATCCACGGCGCGCTCCCCGCCCGCGAGCGCGAAGAAGAGCGCCTCCGCTTCCAGCGGGGCGAGGCGAGGGTCGTGATCTTCACCGTGGAGGAGGGCATCTCGCTCCAC is from Myxococcales bacterium and encodes:
- a CDS encoding DEAD/DEAH box helicase encodes the protein MNRAVGAPKKLSSAAAKGARAPAARGPAEARAIALDVPFAMRGVAAACGARWSTEHGVFVWRGVELPEGLAPFAPAPYSWEAHVQRELDDEAGFAPPAPPRAPSSGLVPRPHQEQAIASVLAAHRAGRPGFLLADDVGLGKTISAWEAIRRLTPATPSRPARILIVSPLAVLAHWRRTIEAMGGLGGDLGHDIVLMNYERLGKLFEVTASARRAIKSKKGLARKGTAAELDVIVWDESHKCKNPTSARSKLAAKLTAKASFCLWLSATAGQNPLELSYLAPLLASVTGARAADLKDFEAWCTSQGLGLGRGAFGKWEWRGDAADTAKVRALLFEPRADGAPAAGLRRRPEDIAGWPELQRILAPIGLQPEARALYMEAWTAFRRELELAPRGRDPRSAFAAALRFRQKGSLIRVPGTAELVRELLDNGQQVAVSVAFVETLEHLRDELAPAGVALIHGALPAREREEERLRFQRGEARVVIFTVEEGISLHQGEHNDAPRSEVIHDLRWSAIQMAQIEGRCHRDGRFAQVYWTYADDTIEERIARVVVRRLVSMKDLVGDDLDTVKEIERLLGEGTADAADGLA